In Poecile atricapillus isolate bPoeAtr1 chromosome 12, bPoeAtr1.hap1, whole genome shotgun sequence, one DNA window encodes the following:
- the LOC131583701 gene encoding spidroin-1-like has translation MAAAPEGRGRARWAGLPSRAAPARGRARRHFRLPAAASGPPFLGNNGAENGGLSGQEAARRRSGTEGARTAGTQPRAVRAAVHPQPGGRRRAAAAGGEHRGGGGLSKWPGEGRGPGPGEAAAASARSGGRQRGPSVPARGQRGGSAERGRLHPRCREGAGAGDGGPSAGVPGWAALRHPGDSPGGASRRHPDPPAGAGAGFALLPGRAGGPGTLRVSGWAGGGIGTSSFWEGWREGGA, from the coding sequence ATGGCGGCGGCCCCTGAGGGCCGGGGCCGCGCGCGCTGGGCGGGGCTGCCCTCCCGGGCCGCGCCTGCGCGGGGCCGCGCGCGCCGCCACTTCCGGCTGCCGGCGGCCGCTTCCGGCCCCCCGTTCCTTGGTAACAATGGAGCAGAAAATGGCGGCCTGAGCGGGCAGGAGGCGGCGCGGCGGCGGAGCGGCACGGAAGGAGCGCGGACAGCCGGCACCCAGCCCCGAGCGGTGCGGGCAGCGGTGCACCCACAGccgggggggcggcggcgggcggcggcggcgggcggtgAGCaccggggcgggggcgggctCTCAAAATGGCCCGGGGAAGGGAGAGGCCCAGGCccgggggaggcggcggcggcctCCGCCCGGAGCGGAGGGCGGCAGCGGGGCCCCTCAGTCCCCGCTCGGGGGCAGCGGGGCGGCTCTGCGGAGCGCGGGAGGCTCCATCCGCGGTGCCGTGAGGGAGCGGGGGCCGGTGATGGCGGTCCGAGCGCGGGTGTGCCCGGATGGGCCGCGCTCCGTCACCCCGGGGATTCTCCTGGCGGGGCCTCCCGCCGCCACCCTGATCCTCCAGcgggggctggagctgggttCGCGCTGCTCCCGGGGAGGGCAGGCGGGCCCGGCACCCTCCGGGTGtccggctgggctgggggaggaaTTGGAACAAGCTCCTTTTgggaggggtggagggagggGGGTGCTTAG